Proteins encoded within one genomic window of Streptomyces profundus:
- a CDS encoding DUF4253 domain-containing protein — MTTESNHFVALGIPLPPGRLVTADEGEGDLQPLWLSEGPVSGALWGRLNAAHGKTGVRPLLLEPLEPLEPETPENKECRPWASGELFPTEMSSPDSHDAADLLAGWWREHALPGEEEGMSEEERLSVVAPFGRALPGRAPAGPPIADPDEVAAGCAVFLAEELPELRLGLVETAGSGADALVVAGWSGPMNYDDTGKFAAVLRDWERRFGARVVAVGFDTLYLSVAAPARSFDEALPIAAEHFAFCPDNVWQREGSQTLAAYARDLVGASCWEFWWD; from the coding sequence ATGACTACTGAGAGTAATCACTTCGTCGCCCTCGGCATCCCGTTGCCGCCGGGTCGGCTGGTCACGGCGGACGAGGGCGAGGGGGATCTTCAGCCGTTGTGGTTGAGCGAGGGGCCGGTCTCCGGCGCGCTGTGGGGGCGGCTCAACGCGGCCCATGGGAAGACGGGGGTGCGCCCCCTGTTGTTGGAGCCGTTGGAGCCGTTGGAGCCGGAGACCCCGGAGAACAAGGAGTGCCGGCCGTGGGCCTCAGGAGAGTTGTTCCCGACGGAGATGTCGTCCCCCGACAGCCATGACGCGGCCGATCTGCTGGCCGGCTGGTGGCGGGAACACGCCCTGCCCGGCGAGGAGGAGGGGATGTCCGAGGAGGAACGCCTCTCCGTCGTCGCGCCCTTCGGGAGAGCGTTGCCCGGCCGGGCGCCGGCCGGCCCGCCGATCGCGGACCCGGACGAGGTGGCCGCTGGATGCGCCGTCTTCCTGGCGGAGGAACTGCCCGAGCTGCGGCTGGGGTTGGTCGAGACGGCGGGCTCGGGCGCCGACGCGTTGGTGGTCGCCGGCTGGTCAGGCCCGATGAACTACGACGACACGGGCAAGTTCGCCGCCGTGCTCCGCGACTGGGAGCGACGGTTCGGGGCACGGGTCGTGGCGGTCGGCTTCGACACGCTGTATCTGAGCGTCGCCGCTCCGGCGCGATCCTTCGACGAGGCGTTGCCGATCGCGGCGGAGCACTTCGCCTTCTGCCCGGACAACGTCTGGCAGCGCGAGGGCTCCCAGACGCTGGCCGCCTACGCGCGGGATCTCGTCGGGGCGAGTTGCTGGGAGTTCTGGTGGGACTGA
- a CDS encoding YdeI/OmpD-associated family protein — protein sequence MDDRSLLVVDVSAWRAWLDVNEEASNGVWLVLAKSRTVSPTSLTYAQALDEALCSGWIDGQRRRRDAATFLQRFTPRRGGSIWSRRNVGRVEALIGQGRVRPRGRAEIERARLDGRWDRAYPGSATADVPEDVVVALAASPVAAARFAALTAGERYALLLRIMTAEPGLRDRRIAAMVRRLEALEP from the coding sequence GTGGATGACCGGTCGCTGCTGGTCGTGGACGTGTCGGCGTGGCGGGCCTGGCTCGATGTGAACGAGGAGGCCTCGAACGGTGTCTGGCTCGTGCTGGCGAAGTCGCGGACGGTGTCGCCGACGTCCCTGACCTATGCTCAGGCGCTCGACGAGGCGCTGTGCAGCGGGTGGATCGACGGCCAGCGGAGGAGGCGGGACGCGGCGACGTTTCTCCAGCGGTTCACGCCCAGGCGGGGAGGGTCCATCTGGTCGCGGCGCAACGTCGGACGGGTCGAGGCACTGATCGGTCAGGGGCGCGTGCGGCCACGGGGCCGGGCGGAGATCGAGCGGGCACGGCTCGATGGGCGCTGGGACCGCGCCTACCCGGGCTCGGCGACCGCCGACGTGCCCGAGGACGTCGTCGTCGCGCTCGCGGCGTCGCCGGTCGCGGCGGCCCGGTTCGCGGCGCTGACCGCCGGCGAACGGTACGCCCTGCTGCTGCGGATCATGACGGCCGAGCCCGGGCTCCGCGACCGCCGGATCGCCGCCATGGTCCGGCGGCTGGAGGCCCTCGAACCCTGA
- a CDS encoding tetratricopeptide repeat protein — protein MDPLFTMGSVFAMVETGLTAALSGAAGEAGKRWAERLSLLAGRAREDAGGPPPTLPTTEAERRQLAAELHRLASGSVEVSRELAAVLGEAGALAPAPRPPLAVPRMLPGYTAHFTDRTSVLDQVTELLDPDRAKPGTPTVAVLVGPGGIGKSATALHCAHSLKSRFPDGQLYVQLRGASVATALTPAEVLTGFVRRLDPHVGALPRELDELAALFRELVDGRRLLVLLDDAHSAEQLRPLLPASPESLVLITSRYRLGGLAGDPGATVIRLDKLPQADSELLLARITGREETLAEPAARAVARHCDGMPLALVATGSRLREREQLSWTTLERQFAARARRPEHRDEREAGMSDRSGPDPVWASTELSYRELSEPAARLMRAAALHPWPALTPPLAARAAGLTEGEAQAALEELAAVHLLEEFGEERYRFHDSVREFAADRARQEGGPGAQVAAVRRVVLWVLGYTAERAFRVLPDRWWLGEAFKGRALPDDRPDGDAALALGELDAERETLWAAVEAAEEYGLDELTWQLAEASWPLHLRLGYYPRMVTTHARGAEAARRHAADSFGDPRAEGRMLAQLGFGQTRLGSVVEAEEALAKAVEADRVAGHKRGQATAVELLGLLALSQWKWAEAADRFVAAKELLLGIEEREDGVEDVPRGVALLEHHLGRALRHLRPHSEVVDQLNAALAALRRLPQGDDHNVGRVYMTLGETHLEAGAPHDARVCLDRAVEAMERDGARIHWADALELRARVAREMGRVADERGDLLAAQVLYERATDRHALARVGRRLAELPPAH, from the coding sequence ATGGACCCGTTGTTCACGATGGGCTCGGTTTTCGCGATGGTGGAGACGGGCCTTACCGCCGCCCTGTCGGGAGCGGCGGGTGAGGCGGGGAAGCGCTGGGCGGAACGCCTGTCCCTGCTGGCCGGCCGCGCTCGGGAGGACGCCGGCGGCCCACCGCCCACCCTGCCGACCACCGAAGCCGAGCGCCGTCAGCTGGCGGCCGAGCTGCATCGGCTGGCCAGCGGCTCGGTGGAGGTCTCCCGTGAGCTCGCCGCCGTGCTCGGCGAGGCAGGGGCGCTGGCCCCCGCGCCCCGGCCGCCGCTGGCCGTGCCCCGGATGCTGCCCGGCTACACCGCGCACTTCACCGACCGGACCTCGGTGCTCGATCAGGTCACCGAGCTGCTTGATCCCGACCGGGCGAAGCCGGGCACGCCCACCGTGGCGGTCCTGGTCGGGCCGGGCGGGATCGGCAAGAGCGCCACCGCCCTGCACTGCGCGCACAGCCTCAAGTCGCGTTTCCCCGACGGGCAGTTGTACGTACAGCTGCGCGGCGCCTCGGTGGCCACCGCGCTCACGCCGGCCGAGGTGCTGACCGGCTTCGTGCGCAGGCTCGATCCCCATGTCGGTGCTCTCCCCCGCGAGCTGGACGAGTTGGCCGCGCTCTTCCGCGAGCTGGTGGACGGTCGGCGGTTGCTGGTCCTCCTCGACGACGCGCACTCGGCGGAGCAGTTGCGTCCGCTGCTGCCCGCCTCCCCCGAGTCCCTGGTGTTGATCACCAGCCGCTACCGCCTGGGCGGGCTGGCCGGCGATCCGGGGGCCACCGTCATCCGGCTGGACAAGCTGCCGCAGGCCGACTCCGAGCTGCTGCTGGCCCGGATCACCGGGCGGGAGGAGACCCTGGCGGAACCGGCCGCCCGCGCGGTGGCCCGGCACTGTGACGGCATGCCGCTGGCCCTGGTGGCCACCGGTTCGCGGCTGCGCGAACGGGAACAACTCAGCTGGACGACGCTGGAGCGGCAGTTCGCGGCCAGGGCCCGCCGGCCGGAGCACCGGGACGAGAGGGAGGCGGGGATGAGCGACCGTTCCGGGCCCGACCCGGTCTGGGCGAGCACCGAGCTGAGCTACCGCGAGCTGTCCGAGCCGGCCGCCCGGCTGATGCGCGCCGCCGCGCTCCACCCCTGGCCCGCGCTGACCCCGCCCCTCGCCGCCAGGGCCGCCGGCCTGACGGAGGGCGAGGCCCAGGCGGCGCTTGAGGAGTTGGCCGCCGTCCACCTGCTGGAGGAGTTCGGCGAGGAACGCTATCGCTTCCACGACTCGGTGCGGGAGTTCGCCGCCGACCGGGCGCGGCAGGAGGGCGGTCCAGGGGCGCAGGTGGCCGCCGTGCGTCGGGTGGTCCTCTGGGTGCTCGGCTACACGGCCGAGCGCGCGTTCCGGGTGCTGCCCGACCGGTGGTGGCTGGGCGAGGCGTTCAAAGGACGAGCGCTGCCGGACGACCGTCCCGACGGTGACGCGGCTCTGGCCCTCGGCGAGTTGGACGCCGAACGAGAGACGCTCTGGGCCGCCGTGGAGGCCGCCGAGGAGTACGGCCTGGACGAGCTGACCTGGCAGCTGGCCGAGGCGAGTTGGCCGCTGCACCTGCGGCTCGGCTACTACCCGCGCATGGTCACCACCCACGCCAGGGGCGCCGAGGCCGCGAGGCGCCATGCCGCCGACTCCTTCGGCGACCCCCGCGCCGAGGGCCGCATGCTGGCGCAGCTGGGCTTCGGTCAGACACGGTTGGGGAGCGTGGTGGAAGCCGAGGAGGCGCTGGCCAAGGCGGTCGAGGCCGACCGGGTCGCGGGCCACAAGCGCGGCCAGGCCACGGCCGTCGAGCTGCTGGGTCTGCTGGCGTTGAGTCAGTGGAAGTGGGCCGAGGCGGCGGATCGGTTCGTGGCCGCCAAGGAGTTGCTGCTCGGCATCGAGGAGAGGGAGGACGGCGTCGAGGACGTCCCGCGCGGTGTCGCGCTGCTCGAACACCACCTCGGGCGCGCCCTGCGTCATCTGCGGCCCCACTCCGAGGTGGTCGACCAGCTCAACGCCGCGCTGGCCGCGCTGCGCCGGCTGCCCCAGGGGGACGACCACAACGTGGGTCGCGTCTATATGACGCTGGGCGAGACGCATCTGGAGGCCGGTGCCCCGCACGACGCGCGGGTCTGTCTCGATCGGGCGGTCGAGGCCATGGAGCGGGACGGCGCCAGGATCCACTGGGCCGACGCGTTGGAGCTACGTGCCCGGGTGGCCAGGGAGATGGGGCGGGTGGCGGACGAGCGGGGGGATCTGCTGGCCGCCCAGGTGTTGTACGAGCGGGCCACCGACCGCCACGCGCTGGCCCGGGTCGGCCGGCGCCTCGCGGAGCTGCCCCCGGCGCACTGA
- a CDS encoding DUF2264 domain-containing protein, producing the protein MTNEHQDLALSPHTGWTRQDWLDTADRMLAAVRPHATPGNSLIHLPGPPSRSGRLSDGLEGYARTFLLAAFRTGGANLDDPRSAELLAPYAEGLAAGTDPQHPHAWPRPSEVRQARVEAASVAIGLHETRALLWDRLPADVQERTVDWLSELADAWVPENNWVWFRGCVAAFLRSVGAPHQASDIAYAIHETDGWYAGGGWYADGAAERGQFRNFDYYNAWAMHLYPLWYCRISGADAEPGLLDRYRARLRTFLDDAQHLVAADGGPLFQGRSLTYRFAAAAPFWTGALFDASPLPPGRTRRAVSGLLSHFVDRGATEEDGVLSLGWHRRFEPIRQMYSGPASPYWASKGLAGLMLPADHPVWTATEEQLPAERGDFTRAMAAPGWLVTGTKADGIVRVANHGTDHTPPGRPGRDDPFYARYAYTTHTGPELGTTPSPGDRLDDHQRDGDARLGTSVDGQVTVVDADGVPAHRSPFQRLALTDAFALSRHRAHWPDDRAADEAADRDDWRRGPWLTTASVPRGPWEVRLVRVSQPQGDAPVLVGGHPLADGSAPADDGGVLRRADGLTSAVVPLHPADGEVTVHRSEGTNAFGPHSATPVYRAAGPLHAVAVFLGGTEPAGGLPPAPSVSFPTADTVTVHWPDGERTTVPLTD; encoded by the coding sequence GTGACGAACGAGCACCAGGACCTGGCGCTCTCCCCGCACACCGGCTGGACCCGCCAGGACTGGCTGGACACCGCCGACCGGATGTTGGCGGCGGTCCGCCCCCACGCGACGCCGGGCAACTCGCTGATCCACCTGCCGGGACCGCCCAGCCGCTCGGGCAGGCTCAGCGACGGCCTCGAAGGCTACGCCCGCACCTTCCTGCTGGCCGCCTTCCGCACCGGCGGCGCCAACCTCGACGACCCGCGCTCCGCCGAACTGCTCGCGCCCTACGCCGAGGGACTCGCGGCCGGCACCGACCCACAACACCCGCACGCCTGGCCCCGGCCGAGCGAGGTGCGGCAGGCCAGGGTGGAGGCGGCCTCGGTGGCCATCGGGCTGCACGAGACCCGCGCGCTCCTCTGGGACCGGCTGCCGGCCGACGTCCAGGAACGCACCGTCGACTGGCTCTCCGAACTCGCCGACGCCTGGGTGCCGGAGAACAACTGGGTGTGGTTCCGGGGCTGCGTCGCCGCCTTCCTGCGCTCCGTGGGCGCGCCCCACCAGGCCAGCGACATCGCGTACGCCATCCACGAGACCGACGGCTGGTACGCGGGTGGCGGCTGGTACGCGGACGGCGCCGCCGAACGCGGCCAGTTCCGCAACTTCGACTACTACAACGCCTGGGCGATGCACCTCTACCCGCTCTGGTACTGCCGGATCTCCGGCGCGGACGCCGAGCCAGGGCTGCTCGACCGCTACCGGGCGCGGCTGCGGACCTTCCTGGACGACGCCCAACACCTGGTCGCCGCCGACGGCGGGCCGCTCTTCCAGGGCCGCTCGCTCACCTACCGGTTCGCCGCCGCCGCCCCGTTCTGGACCGGCGCGCTCTTCGACGCCAGCCCGCTGCCCCCCGGCCGCACCCGGCGCGCGGTCAGCGGACTGCTGAGCCACTTCGTCGACCGGGGCGCCACCGAGGAGGACGGCGTCCTCTCCCTCGGCTGGCACCGCCGCTTCGAGCCGATCAGGCAGATGTACTCGGGGCCCGCCTCGCCCTACTGGGCCAGCAAGGGCCTGGCCGGGCTGATGCTGCCCGCCGACCACCCGGTGTGGACCGCGACGGAGGAGCAGCTCCCCGCCGAGCGCGGCGACTTCACCCGCGCCATGGCGGCGCCCGGCTGGCTGGTCACCGGCACGAAGGCCGACGGGATCGTCCGCGTCGCCAACCACGGCACCGACCACACCCCGCCGGGACGGCCGGGCCGCGACGACCCGTTCTACGCCCGATACGCCTACACCACCCACACCGGGCCCGAGCTGGGCACCACCCCCTCGCCTGGCGACCGCCTCGACGACCACCAGCGGGACGGCGACGCCCGGCTCGGCACCAGCGTGGACGGCCAGGTCACCGTCGTGGACGCGGACGGCGTGCCCGCCCACCGCAGCCCCTTCCAACGCCTCGCGCTCACCGACGCGTTCGCCCTCTCGCGCCACCGCGCGCACTGGCCGGACGACCGGGCGGCCGACGAGGCGGCCGACCGGGACGACTGGCGGCGCGGCCCCTGGCTCACCACCGCGTCCGTGCCGCGTGGCCCCTGGGAGGTGCGGCTGGTCCGGGTCTCCCAACCTCAGGGCGACGCCCCCGTGCTGGTCGGCGGGCATCCGCTCGCGGACGGCTCCGCACCGGCCGACGACGGCGGCGTGCTGCGCCGCGCGGACGGCCTCACCAGCGCCGTGGTGCCGCTGCACCCGGCGGACGGCGAGGTCACCGTGCACCGTTCGGAGGGCACCAACGCCTTCGGCCCGCACAGCGCGACCCCGGTCTACCGCGCCGCCGGGCCGCTGCACGCCGTCGCGGTCTTCCTCGGCGGGACGGAGCCGGCCGGCGGCCTGCCACCGGCGCCTTCGGTCTCCTTCCCCACGGCGGACACCGTCACCGTGCACTGGCCGGACGGGGAGCGGACGACCGTGCCGCTGACCGACTGA
- a CDS encoding phosphotransferase enzyme family protein: MQRSVPEEVPLTGGNVSGGVVRIGDTVRRPAGPWTPAVHALLDHLADVGYPASPRALGIDEQGREVLTFAPGATVWPERFALLDPAARLARVARLIREFHDAAADFTPPPDARWRRMIPPDGEEQIIHHDLAPWNLVVPEGAEDSGAGWALIDWDGAGPGTRLWDLAYAAHGFLPLSANPAFRRADQDAARRLRLFADAYGAAEAERHALVPLLGARARSMHDFLRDQSALGAQPWTDLWRDGHGTTWREDADYADARQDLWRTALLS; the protein is encoded by the coding sequence ATGCAGCGCTCCGTTCCCGAAGAAGTGCCCCTGACCGGTGGCAACGTCAGCGGCGGCGTGGTGCGGATCGGCGACACCGTGCGCCGCCCCGCCGGCCCCTGGACCCCCGCCGTCCACGCCCTCCTCGACCATCTCGCCGACGTCGGCTACCCCGCGTCCCCACGGGCGCTCGGCATCGACGAACAGGGCCGCGAGGTGCTCACGTTCGCCCCCGGCGCCACCGTCTGGCCCGAACGGTTCGCGCTGCTCGACCCGGCGGCCCGGCTGGCGCGCGTCGCGCGCCTGATCCGCGAGTTCCACGACGCGGCGGCCGACTTCACCCCGCCGCCGGACGCGCGCTGGCGGCGGATGATCCCACCGGACGGCGAGGAGCAGATCATCCACCACGACCTCGCGCCCTGGAACCTGGTCGTCCCCGAGGGCGCCGAGGACAGCGGCGCCGGCTGGGCCCTCATCGACTGGGACGGCGCGGGACCCGGCACCAGGCTCTGGGATCTCGCCTACGCCGCCCACGGCTTCCTCCCGCTCTCCGCCAACCCGGCGTTCCGCCGCGCCGACCAGGACGCGGCCCGCCGGCTGCGGCTCTTCGCCGACGCCTACGGCGCCGCCGAGGCCGAACGCCACGCGCTGGTGCCGCTGCTGGGGGCGCGCGCCCGCTCCATGCACGACTTCCTGCGCGACCAGTCGGCCCTCGGCGCGCAGCCCTGGACCGACCTGTGGCGGGACGGACACGGCACCACCTGGCGGGAGGACGCCGACTACGCGGACGCCCGCCAGGACCTCTGGCGCACCGCCCTCCTCTCCTGA
- a CDS encoding glycosyl hydrolase — translation MSRDAVTPQATSAAQHLLDLLYRVSGEATLSGQHNQPVHRSAWTERITTIADRVPAVWGQEIGFSAPGTLDGVEHRAANADEAIAWHRRGAVITYTWHAVCPADEEPVAFQGGIIRDFDPGEFDAVLEPGSDLHIRWCAQVDEAAAVLARLRDADVPVLWRPYHEMNGPWFWWGAQPERLVALWRQLFDRLVRHHGLRNLVWAWSPNAAYDSAEPLAPYYPGHDVVDVLASDTYGGHYEREHYDNLLALAEGRPIGLGEIGDLPPADVLADQPLWSWFMAWPDVVTDRNSDAAIRALYHHPRVANLPELSNWRG, via the coding sequence ATGTCGCGCGATGCCGTAACGCCCCAGGCCACGTCCGCAGCCCAGCACCTGCTCGATCTGCTGTATCGGGTCTCCGGAGAGGCCACGCTCTCCGGGCAACACAACCAGCCCGTGCACCGATCGGCCTGGACGGAGCGGATCACCACGATCGCCGACCGGGTGCCGGCCGTCTGGGGGCAGGAGATCGGCTTCTCCGCCCCCGGCACCCTGGACGGGGTCGAGCACCGAGCCGCCAACGCCGACGAGGCCATCGCCTGGCATCGGCGCGGAGCCGTGATCACCTACACCTGGCACGCGGTCTGCCCGGCCGACGAGGAGCCGGTCGCGTTCCAAGGGGGCATCATCCGGGACTTCGACCCCGGCGAGTTCGACGCGGTTCTCGAACCCGGCTCCGACCTTCACATCCGTTGGTGCGCCCAGGTGGACGAGGCCGCGGCCGTGTTGGCCAGGCTGCGCGACGCCGATGTGCCCGTGCTCTGGCGGCCCTACCACGAGATGAACGGGCCCTGGTTCTGGTGGGGAGCCCAGCCGGAGCGCCTCGTCGCGCTCTGGCGCCAGCTCTTCGACCGCCTGGTGCGCCATCACGGGCTGCGCAACCTGGTCTGGGCGTGGAGCCCCAACGCCGCCTATGACAGCGCCGAGCCGTTGGCGCCCTACTACCCGGGCCACGACGTGGTCGACGTGCTGGCCTCGGACACCTACGGGGGCCACTACGAGCGGGAGCACTACGACAACCTGCTCGCCCTCGCCGAGGGGCGCCCCATCGGCCTCGGAGAGATCGGCGACCTGCCGCCGGCCGACGTCCTGGCCGACCAGCCGTTGTGGTCCTGGTTCATGGCGTGGCCCGATGTCGTCACCGACCGCAACAGCGACGCGGCGATCCGGGCCCTCTACCACCACCCCCGCGTCGCCAACCTGCCCGAGCTGTCGAACTGGCGCGGCTGA
- a CDS encoding GNAT family N-acetyltransferase: protein MNTEPPVPSLVSRAREVWRELAGGPVAFPAVRGGLDAVVAPTSGLAPEGWVGIVELGGSAIATAPDEEQRQRVLHALSVLSGPSSSGFSLTDPDTARSALPVREVLGPATLGYTSADAFRPARAAVGIGELPARDLRLAALLERVGPDEAGESGLDEIDSPAFVLTDGSEVLAVAGYVHWPGATAHICLLTAPERRGQGLAQRVASAAVGHALARDMLPQWRARPPASRAVASALGFQELGTQLSLLLGPFDPPGPQPTVDLVG from the coding sequence ATGAACACTGAACCGCCGGTGCCCTCGCTGGTGTCCCGAGCCCGAGAGGTCTGGCGCGAGCTGGCCGGCGGGCCGGTGGCCTTCCCGGCCGTTCGCGGCGGATTGGACGCCGTGGTCGCCCCGACGTCCGGGCTGGCCCCCGAGGGGTGGGTCGGCATCGTGGAGTTGGGCGGCTCTGCCATCGCCACGGCACCGGACGAGGAGCAGCGCCAGCGGGTGCTCCACGCGCTGTCCGTGCTGTCGGGACCCTCCAGCTCGGGCTTCTCGCTCACCGACCCCGACACCGCCCGTTCGGCGCTCCCGGTGCGGGAGGTGCTGGGGCCAGCCACCCTCGGCTACACCTCCGCCGATGCCTTCCGCCCGGCCCGAGCCGCCGTGGGAATCGGGGAGCTGCCGGCCAGGGACCTGCGCCTGGCCGCGCTGCTGGAGCGGGTGGGCCCCGACGAGGCGGGCGAGAGCGGGCTGGACGAGATCGACTCGCCGGCGTTCGTCCTCACCGACGGCTCCGAGGTGCTCGCCGTCGCCGGCTATGTGCACTGGCCCGGGGCCACGGCGCATATCTGCCTCCTCACCGCTCCCGAGCGGCGCGGTCAGGGCCTGGCCCAGCGGGTCGCGTCCGCCGCCGTGGGCCATGCGTTGGCGCGGGACATGCTGCCCCAGTGGCGCGCCAGGCCGCCGGCCTCCCGAGCGGTGGCCAGCGCGCTGGGATTTCAGGAACTCGGCACGCAACTCAGCCTGCTGCTCGGCCCCTTCGACCCTCCTGGCCCCCAACCGACGGTTGACCTTGTGGGATAG
- a CDS encoding thioredoxin family protein codes for MTEAPVTLVTPTSDAAFAEDVLGAPLPVLVDFTADRCPPCRMIAPVLESLAADLRDELRIVTLDVDHNPRTTARYGVLSTPTLMLFRAGEPLNSLVGARPKARLHAELADHLPGEERPRRW; via the coding sequence ATGACCGAAGCCCCCGTCACCCTGGTCACCCCGACCAGCGACGCCGCCTTCGCCGAGGATGTCCTCGGCGCACCGCTCCCCGTGCTGGTCGACTTCACCGCCGACCGGTGCCCACCCTGCCGAATGATCGCCCCGGTACTGGAGTCGCTCGCCGCAGATCTGCGGGACGAACTGCGCATCGTCACCCTCGACGTCGACCACAACCCCCGCACCACAGCCCGCTACGGCGTGCTCTCCACCCCCACCCTGATGCTCTTCCGCGCCGGCGAACCCCTCAATTCCCTCGTCGGCGCCCGTCCCAAGGCCCGCCTCCACGCCGAACTCGCCGACCACCTACCCGGTGAGGAGCGCCCCCGACGGTGGTGA
- a CDS encoding pyridoxal phosphate-dependent aminotransferase, whose amino-acid sequence MTVSRLRDIPGIGVDVLGDAADALADPELLRLENLDTDLRPPHAALVATHQAVDQDAANSYLPFQGGMALREAAAAHVGRIAGRSYDPASECVGVAGGLNGILNSLLATVEPGEEVVLCDPVYAGLVNRVRLAGGVPRFVRSRPTDQGWEVDPEELAAAVGPRTAAVLLMSPSMPSGLLLDERHWAALAGPCHRHDAWLIYDAAMERVRFDGLGPRHPARDAGLAERTITVGSASKELRMIGWRVGWVVGPAPILADIRLVGLTNVVCQVGLAQRAVAEALTAPGAEEEMAAMTREWRLRCDTVLDELADYPVVRPGGGWSLLVDAWQLRLRPAELSQRLLRRGKVVATPMDGWGPSGERYLRLVFANEPVHRLRGLGDRFAAALPH is encoded by the coding sequence ATGACCGTGAGCAGACTGCGCGACATCCCCGGGATCGGTGTGGATGTGCTCGGGGACGCGGCGGACGCGCTGGCCGATCCGGAGCTGCTGCGGCTGGAGAACCTCGACACCGATCTGCGCCCGCCGCACGCGGCGTTGGTCGCCACCCACCAGGCGGTGGACCAGGACGCGGCCAACAGCTATCTGCCGTTCCAGGGCGGCATGGCGCTGCGGGAGGCCGCCGCCGCGCATGTGGGGCGGATCGCGGGCCGTTCCTACGATCCGGCCAGCGAGTGCGTCGGGGTGGCCGGTGGTCTCAACGGCATCCTCAACTCGCTGCTGGCCACGGTCGAACCGGGCGAGGAGGTGGTGCTCTGCGATCCGGTCTACGCGGGGCTGGTCAACCGGGTACGGCTGGCCGGCGGGGTCCCGCGGTTCGTGCGGTCACGGCCGACGGACCAGGGGTGGGAGGTCGATCCTGAGGAGTTGGCCGCGGCGGTCGGCCCGCGCACGGCGGCCGTGTTGCTGATGAGCCCCTCGATGCCCAGCGGCCTGCTGCTCGACGAGCGTCACTGGGCGGCGCTGGCCGGTCCTTGCCACCGCCACGACGCGTGGCTGATCTACGACGCGGCGATGGAACGCGTCCGTTTCGACGGGCTCGGGCCGCGACACCCGGCGCGCGACGCGGGGTTGGCGGAGCGGACCATCACGGTGGGGTCGGCCTCCAAGGAGCTGCGGATGATCGGCTGGCGGGTGGGCTGGGTGGTGGGGCCCGCTCCGATCCTGGCCGATATCCGGCTGGTGGGGCTGACCAACGTGGTCTGCCAGGTGGGCCTGGCCCAGCGGGCGGTGGCCGAGGCGCTGACCGCGCCCGGCGCCGAGGAGGAGATGGCCGCCATGACGCGGGAGTGGCGGCTGCGGTGCGACACGGTGCTCGACGAGCTCGCGGACTACCCGGTGGTGCGGCCCGGTGGTGGCTGGTCGCTGCTGGTCGACGCCTGGCAGCTGCGGTTGCGGCCCGCGGAGTTGTCCCAGCGGCTGCTCAGGAGGGGCAAGGTGGTCGCCACCCCGATGGACGGCTGGGGCCCGAGCGGGGAGCGCTATCTGCGTCTGGTCTTCGCCAACGAGCCGGTGCACCGGCTCAGGGGCCTCGGGGATCGCTTCGCCGCGGCGCTGCCCCACTGA
- a CDS encoding MerR family transcriptional regulator, with the protein MRIGELAELAGTSTRTLRYYEARGLLTAHRDRNGHRTYGPEDVRLLRQIRVLQSFGFGLEETRPFVECLRAGNPSGDTCPASLAVYRAKLAELDAVIAELIEVRAAVGERLSLAEAAATPAPGCAFAPTPPVDPMRSPP; encoded by the coding sequence ATGCGCATCGGAGAACTGGCCGAGTTGGCCGGGACGAGCACGCGCACCCTGCGCTACTACGAGGCGCGCGGCCTGCTGACCGCGCACCGCGACCGGAACGGACACCGCACCTACGGTCCCGAGGACGTTCGCCTGCTGCGTCAGATCCGGGTGCTTCAGTCCTTCGGCTTTGGCCTGGAGGAGACGCGGCCCTTCGTCGAATGCCTCCGCGCGGGCAACCCCTCCGGCGACACCTGCCCGGCCTCCCTCGCCGTCTACCGCGCCAAGCTCGCCGAGTTGGACGCGGTCATAGCCGAGCTGATCGAGGTCAGAGCGGCCGTCGGCGAACGCCTCAGCCTCGCCGAGGCCGCCGCTACCCCCGCACCCGGCTGCGCCTTCGCCCCCACCCCACCCGTCGATCCCATGAGGAGTCCGCCATGA